The following is a genomic window from Candidatus Dormiibacterota bacterium.
GTGAGCCGCCCGGCGGCGGGCGGCGGGCGCTGGGTGAGCGTCGACCCCGAGCGCCTCGAGCACTGGCTGGAGGGCTTCGCGGGCCGCCACGGCGCGGTCACCTGGACCGCGGGCGCCACCTCCGTGGACGTCCGCGCCGCCGACGGCGCCCGGGCCGGCTGCGAGGTCCCGTTCCCCCCGCTGGCACCCGACCCCGGGGCCGCCTACGGCGGGCTGCTCGACCACGCCCTCGCCGAGCGCCGGGTCGGGGTGCTGCTGGTGCGCCTCGGCGGGTTCGCCGCGGGGGTGGTCGAGGGCACCCGCCTGGTCGCCTCGCGGGTGGGCTCACGCCCGGTGCACGGCCGGGCAGCCGCCGGCGGCTGGTCGCAGCATCGCTTCGCCCGCCGCCGCGAGGGGCAGGCGCGCACCGCCCTCGAGGCGGCGGCGGAGGCGGCGGTCGCGGTGCTCCTGCCCGCGCTGAGCGGGCTCGACGCGGTGGTCGCGGGCGGCGACCGGCGGGCGGTCGACGCGGTGCTCGCCGACCCCCGCCTGGCGGTCCTGCGACCGCTGCTGTCGCCGCGGCTGCTCGACGTCCCCGATCCCCGGCGCCGGGTGCTCGACGACTCGCCACGCCGCCTCCGGGCGGTGCCGATCCGGGTGGTCGAACCCGGGGAGGCCCCCGAAGTTGACGGTCCCCGGGCGACAAGTTAGATAGCGGGCGTCGCGGTACTGACCTCGATGCCGCCTGGATAGACTGCGCCGCTGATGGCATCGCTGCTGCTCGTCCACGGCGCATGGCACGGCGCCTGGTGCTGGGAGGATCACATGATCCCCCGGCTCCGGGCCGCCGGCCACGAGGTCACCGCGATCGATCTGCGCCACCACGGTGCGCAGCCGCGCGAGGGCCTGCGGCGGGCGCGGCTGCGCGACTACGTCGCCGACCTCGACGCGGCGGCGAGGGCGCTGCCGGCGCCGCTGGTGGTGGTGGGCCACTCCATGGGCGGCTATGTGACCCAGCGCTGGCTGATGGACAACCGTCCCGCCGGTGCGGTGCTGCTCGCCCCGGTGCCGGTGCACGGCGCGGTGCCGGCGTCGCTGTGGGTGGGCGCGCGCCACCCGGCGGTGTTCGCGAGGGTGAACGCCACCCTGGACATGGGGCCGCTGGTCGGGACCGAGGCGCTGGTCCGCGAGCTGTTCCTGGCACCGGACACGCCGGACGAGGTGGTGCGGCTCTGCCACCAGCGCGTCGGCAACGAGTCCTACCGCGCCTACCTCGACCTGCTCGGCCTGGTGCGGCTGCGGCCGGCCCGGGTGACCACTCCGATGCTGGTGCTCGGGGCGGAGCAGGACGGCATCTTCCGCCCCTGGGAGATCGAGCGCACCGCCCGCGCCTACGGCACCGCCGCGGTGATCCTCCCCGGCGGCCACGACATGATGCTCGACCGCTCCTGGGAGGCGGTGGCCGAGCGCGTCGAGGTCTTCGTCCGCACGCTGCCCGGCTGCTGACACCCTCACGCGATGCTGTGACGGCGGCTGTCACATCGGTGACGGCGCCGCCGCCTCCCCGTACCAGCCTGTCAACCGCCCGGAAGGGCGCCGGGAGCGCTGCCAGACTGCCAGCGGCGGCCGCCTGTGGACCGCCCGTTCAGGAGGCCACCCCCATGGCAGAGATGCACGACGAGACCACTCCCCGGGCGCCGCGCCGCGCCCGCACCCGCCGCCAGCAGCCCGCCACCACCGCGGTGAACCCCACCCCCGTCTCCGACCGGGCCGTCGCCGCCGAGAAGGCGCCCGCCGCGGTCGCCGTCGAGCACGTCGCCGCCACCCCCCGCGAGGTCGTCTCCCTCTACACCGCCCTCGAGTCGGCGTCCGCCGAGGCCGAGGCGAAGGGGCACCCGCTGACCCTGCGCCGCAGCGGCGAGGGCAAGTACGTCGCCACCTGCAGCCGCTGCGGGATGGACCTCCCCGTTCTCGACACCGCCCGGGGCTGGACCTACCCCTCGCTCGGCGCCTGCCCGAACCCGCTCCGCACCGAGAGCTGAGCCGGCCCGGCCTCAGTGCCGGTGGGGCCACAGGTCGTCGACCGGCCAGCGGCAGCGATCCAGCTCCTTCCCGGTGACCATCGACTCCATCTCGTCCATGAGGTCGTCGAAGAACGGCCGCCAGCTCTCGGGATCGTCGAGCCGCCACTGCACCGCGTAGAACATCCAGACGTCGCCGATCGTGGACGGCGTGTCGGTGGGCGCCCCGTCGAGGTCGACGCGCGCCCATGCGTACTCCCCTCCCCGGCGCTCGACGTAGATGAGCTCGCCGTGCTCGGGACGGGTGGCGACCATGTCGGCGTAGAGCTCGTCGCGGGTCACCGTCCCGCCTTCCAGGGCAGCGAGCCGCGGCCGAGCATCCCGCGCGACCCCAGCCTCCAGGTGGCGCCGTCGTCGCCGCGCGGGCGGTAGCCGGCCTCGAGCAGCGGGGTGGCGTCCTCACCGCGGTACATGGCGGCGCAGGGCTCGCGGAAGTCGCACCCGCCACAGCTCTCGGGCGACGGGTGGGGATGGACCCGGACCTGCGGGTCGGTCATGTCCTCCACCTCCAGGATCACCTGCCGGCCCACCGCGGCCACCTCCTCGCGGGTGCGCAGGATCCGGGTGCGGCGGAAGTATGGCGTCTCCTCCTGGAGCAGGCGCGGGCCCG
Proteins encoded in this region:
- a CDS encoding alpha/beta hydrolase, with protein sequence MASLLLVHGAWHGAWCWEDHMIPRLRAAGHEVTAIDLRHHGAQPREGLRRARLRDYVADLDAAARALPAPLVVVGHSMGGYVTQRWLMDNRPAGAVLLAPVPVHGAVPASLWVGARHPAVFARVNATLDMGPLVGTEALVRELFLAPDTPDEVVRLCHQRVGNESYRAYLDLLGLVRLRPARVTTPMLVLGAEQDGIFRPWEIERTARAYGTAAVILPGGHDMMLDRSWEAVAERVEVFVRTLPGC
- a CDS encoding acVLRF1 family peptidyl-tRNA hydrolase, whose translation is MSRPAAGGGRWVSVDPERLEHWLEGFAGRHGAVTWTAGATSVDVRAADGARAGCEVPFPPLAPDPGAAYGGLLDHALAERRVGVLLVRLGGFAAGVVEGTRLVASRVGSRPVHGRAAAGGWSQHRFARRREGQARTALEAAAEAAVAVLLPALSGLDAVVAGGDRRAVDAVLADPRLAVLRPLLSPRLLDVPDPRRRVLDDSPRRLRAVPIRVVEPGEAPEVDGPRATS